The Dyella jiangningensis genome includes a window with the following:
- a CDS encoding TonB-dependent receptor: MQTTDLQHGAYPRFTVSLSRHRLAASVALGLMLMHAPMVALAQDGTQAAAVTAPAPAESGKADAAKKKDGKKDDGQKDVQNLDGVTVTGIRASLESAQSLKQNASQIVDSVTATDMTALPDRSVTETLQRISGVTVDHFLADNDPDHPSSEGSGVLIRGLPYVASQLNGRDSFSANNGRSLGFEDVPAELMAGVDVYKNPSAELIEGGIAGTVNLRTRMPFDNPGQVISFSTGINEGDMAKKSKPSASFLYSNRWKSDSLGEFGALFDVSYSELASRNDGIQTNPYVMRPDATDSSYYAPNIAAGSSTSTVYVPGDINWLEMQMQRRRIGLYGAIQWRPTNDFEFYSQFFRSDYNLEWNQHNVQTNESAYNNVLPAPGTQFSYNGQGIFQSGTMASNAWRGDASMGIPDGYVNYYTDNRIQHQVTRTTDWSNGFKYNINDHVLLTGDFQFVKSTSDMRDFSVFGQFYMPPANVSVVGTPSLTLSDPSYLANPANYYLGAAMDHLEYDYAVQRTGRLDLEYNFQDSSWLQFARVGVRATNRDASSNNTNGNYNWGPISQIWKASSYTSTGLDWFNQIPSWMYEQYSMSHFYRGAKLPTTLWFPSNALVSNYAKAIQALYAIEAAGGWQAQVPGLPGENNHQNEDTQAIYGSLYFGNEDALGIPFDGNIGLRYVKTDVSANGSIQYPSASNISGSTANLTPEQLALFSGAYVPISGKGNYHNFLPSLNLRFKFTDELQLRLAASKAMTRPDINQLNSYMKLGASWGGPAGQQPTITGWTASTGGNPNLKPLEATQFDSALEWYFSPTGMLYTTVFYKKIKNYITNEVTTENIGGQEFAVTGPQNAGDGNVKGIEAGYSQFFDFLPGAWKGLGVQANYTFLRSSKIAGTTSCDPDHANGSCGADFVVTNPPLPMAGLSQNSYNLIGMYEYANWSARLAWSWRSRYLITAEDSGDTYLPMWNDAYGQLDASVFYHINKNMQVGLQMNNLTNATTRVLMGPATYVNGTVDPHLYTRAIFENDRRYELVFRATF, translated from the coding sequence ATGCAAACGACCGATTTGCAGCATGGGGCGTACCCGCGATTCACCGTTTCGCTGTCCCGCCACCGTCTGGCGGCGAGCGTGGCCCTGGGCCTGATGCTGATGCACGCGCCAATGGTGGCCCTGGCGCAGGACGGCACCCAGGCGGCAGCCGTCACGGCACCGGCACCGGCGGAGTCCGGCAAGGCCGACGCGGCCAAGAAGAAGGATGGGAAGAAGGACGATGGCCAAAAGGACGTCCAGAACCTTGATGGCGTAACGGTCACCGGCATCCGCGCCAGCCTCGAGTCCGCGCAGTCGCTGAAGCAGAACGCCAGCCAGATCGTGGACTCCGTCACCGCGACGGACATGACCGCCTTGCCCGATCGCAGCGTGACCGAAACCCTGCAGCGCATCAGCGGCGTGACGGTGGACCACTTCCTCGCCGACAACGATCCGGATCATCCGTCGTCCGAAGGCAGCGGCGTGTTGATTCGTGGCCTGCCCTACGTGGCCAGCCAGCTCAACGGGCGCGACAGCTTCTCGGCCAACAACGGCCGCTCGCTGGGTTTCGAGGATGTGCCGGCCGAGCTGATGGCCGGCGTGGACGTGTACAAGAACCCGTCGGCGGAGCTGATCGAAGGCGGCATCGCTGGCACGGTGAACCTGCGCACGCGCATGCCGTTCGACAATCCGGGCCAGGTGATCAGCTTCTCCACCGGCATCAACGAAGGCGATATGGCGAAGAAGAGCAAGCCATCGGCTTCGTTCCTCTACAGCAACCGCTGGAAGAGCGACAGCCTGGGCGAGTTCGGCGCGTTGTTCGATGTCTCCTACTCGGAGCTCGCCTCGCGCAACGACGGCATCCAGACCAATCCCTACGTCATGCGGCCCGACGCGACCGACTCGTCGTACTACGCGCCGAACATCGCCGCAGGTTCTTCCACCAGCACGGTGTACGTGCCGGGCGACATCAACTGGCTGGAAATGCAGATGCAGCGCCGTCGCATCGGCCTGTATGGCGCCATCCAGTGGCGTCCCACCAACGACTTCGAGTTCTACTCGCAGTTCTTCCGCTCCGACTACAACCTGGAGTGGAACCAGCACAACGTGCAGACGAACGAGAGCGCGTACAACAACGTGCTGCCCGCGCCGGGCACGCAGTTCAGCTACAACGGCCAGGGCATCTTCCAGAGCGGCACCATGGCGTCCAACGCGTGGCGTGGCGACGCCTCGATGGGCATCCCCGATGGCTATGTGAACTATTACACCGACAACCGCATCCAGCACCAGGTCACGCGCACCACGGACTGGTCGAACGGCTTCAAGTACAACATCAACGATCACGTCCTGCTGACCGGCGATTTCCAGTTCGTGAAGTCGACCAGCGACATGCGTGACTTCTCGGTGTTCGGCCAGTTCTACATGCCGCCGGCGAACGTGAGCGTGGTCGGCACGCCGAGCCTCACGCTGTCCGATCCCAGCTACCTCGCGAACCCCGCCAACTACTACCTCGGCGCGGCGATGGATCACCTGGAATACGACTACGCCGTGCAACGCACCGGTCGGCTGGATCTGGAATATAACTTCCAGGACAGCAGCTGGCTGCAGTTTGCCCGTGTCGGCGTACGCGCCACCAACCGCGACGCATCCAGCAACAACACCAACGGCAACTACAACTGGGGCCCGATCAGCCAGATCTGGAAGGCCTCCAGCTACACCTCGACGGGCCTGGACTGGTTCAACCAGATTCCCTCGTGGATGTACGAGCAGTATTCGATGTCCCACTTCTACCGCGGCGCGAAACTGCCGACCACGCTGTGGTTCCCCAGCAATGCGCTGGTAAGCAACTATGCGAAGGCGATCCAGGCGTTGTACGCGATCGAGGCCGCGGGTGGCTGGCAGGCGCAGGTGCCGGGTCTGCCAGGTGAGAACAACCACCAGAACGAGGACACGCAGGCCATCTACGGCTCGCTGTATTTCGGCAACGAGGACGCGCTGGGCATTCCCTTCGACGGTAACATCGGCTTGCGTTACGTGAAGACGGACGTGAGCGCGAACGGCTCGATCCAATATCCGTCCGCCAGCAATATCAGCGGCAGCACCGCGAACCTGACACCGGAACAATTGGCCTTGTTCAGCGGCGCCTACGTGCCGATTTCCGGCAAGGGCAACTATCACAACTTCCTGCCCAGCCTGAACCTGCGATTCAAGTTCACCGATGAGCTGCAGTTGCGCCTGGCCGCGTCCAAGGCGATGACGCGCCCGGACATCAACCAGCTCAACTCGTACATGAAGCTTGGCGCGTCGTGGGGCGGCCCGGCCGGCCAGCAGCCGACGATCACCGGCTGGACCGCGAGCACCGGCGGCAATCCGAACCTGAAGCCGCTCGAGGCCACCCAGTTCGACTCCGCGCTGGAATGGTACTTCTCGCCCACCGGCATGCTGTACACCACGGTGTTCTACAAGAAGATCAAGAACTACATCACCAACGAAGTCACCACCGAGAACATCGGCGGGCAGGAGTTTGCGGTCACTGGTCCGCAGAATGCCGGCGACGGCAACGTGAAGGGCATCGAGGCGGGCTATTCGCAGTTCTTCGATTTCCTGCCGGGCGCGTGGAAAGGCCTGGGCGTGCAGGCGAACTACACCTTCCTGCGCAGCAGCAAGATCGCCGGCACCACCTCGTGCGATCCCGACCATGCCAATGGTTCATGCGGGGCGGACTTTGTCGTCACCAACCCGCCGCTGCCGATGGCCGGCCTGTCGCAGAACAGCTACAACCTGATCGGCATGTACGAGTACGCCAACTGGTCGGCCCGCCTGGCGTGGTCGTGGCGCAGCCGCTACCTGATCACCGCGGAAGACTCGGGCGATACCTATCTGCCGATGTGGAACGATGCGTACGGCCAGCTCGACGCGTCGGTGTTCTATCACATCAACAAGAACATGCAGGTCGGCCTGCAGATGAACAACCTCACCAACGCGACGACGCGCGTGTTGATGGGGCCGGCCACCTACGTCAACGGCACGGTGGACCCGCATCTGTACACGCGAGCGATCTTCGAGAACGATCGCCGATACGAGCTGGTGTTCCGCGCCACGTTCTGA
- a CDS encoding RNA pyrophosphohydrolase, producing the protein MIDVDGYRPNVGIVLLNADGRLFWARRVNRDGWQFPQGGMRSDETPLEAMYRELEEETGLAPHHVEVIGATRGWLRYRLPNRYVRHHQRPTCIGQKQVWFLLRLVGNEQDLRLDACEKPEFDHWRWVDFWYPAAHVVNFKRQVYERALRHFAPLVESLLSLELGELPQRPGQESGHTARKGHAAA; encoded by the coding sequence ATGATCGACGTCGATGGCTATCGTCCGAATGTGGGCATCGTTCTGCTGAATGCGGACGGCCGACTGTTCTGGGCGCGCCGCGTCAATCGTGACGGCTGGCAGTTTCCCCAGGGTGGCATGCGCAGCGACGAAACGCCGCTGGAAGCCATGTACCGCGAGCTGGAAGAGGAAACCGGCCTGGCCCCTCACCATGTCGAGGTCATTGGCGCCACCCGTGGGTGGCTGCGCTACCGCCTGCCCAACCGTTACGTCCGCCATCACCAGCGGCCGACCTGCATCGGCCAGAAGCAGGTGTGGTTCCTGCTGCGCCTGGTGGGCAACGAGCAGGACCTGCGCCTGGACGCCTGCGAAAAGCCCGAATTCGACCACTGGCGCTGGGTGGATTTCTGGTATCCGGCCGCCCACGTGGTCAATTTCAAGCGCCAGGTCTATGAGCGCGCCCTGCGCCACTTCGCGCCGCTGGTGGAGTCGCTGCTGAGCCTGGAGCTGGGCGAACTGCCCCAGCGTCCCGGCCAGGAATCGGGACATACGGCCCGCAAGGGTCACGCCGCGGCCTGA
- a CDS encoding (2Fe-2S)-binding protein — protein sequence MCNAVTDGDIRRAAADGVHHFADLQARTGCSDCCGCCEQEARATLDKAVQQIRLTMPIAVVA from the coding sequence ATGTGCAACGCCGTCACCGACGGTGACATCCGCCGAGCCGCCGCCGATGGCGTCCATCATTTCGCCGACCTGCAGGCGCGCACCGGTTGCTCCGATTGCTGCGGCTGCTGCGAGCAGGAAGCACGGGCCACGCTGGACAAGGCGGTGCAGCAGATACGGCTGACGATGCCGATCGCCGTCGTCGCCTGA
- the bfr gene encoding bacterioferritin, translating into MKGDAKVIEYLNKVLYNELTAINQYWLHYRMYKDWGYGELAEHEQKESIEEMKHADHLIERILFLDGLPNLQHLGKLRIGENPVECLQGDLDLEMAAVRDLREAIAYSEGIADYVSRDLFKSILHDEEEHIDWLETQFSLIKDISAERYLQSKIDS; encoded by the coding sequence ATGAAGGGCGACGCCAAGGTCATCGAGTACCTCAACAAGGTGCTTTACAACGAGCTGACCGCGATCAACCAGTACTGGCTGCATTACCGCATGTACAAGGACTGGGGCTACGGCGAACTGGCGGAGCACGAGCAGAAGGAATCGATCGAGGAGATGAAGCACGCCGATCACCTGATCGAGCGCATCCTGTTCCTCGATGGCCTCCCGAACCTGCAACACCTGGGCAAGCTGCGCATCGGCGAGAACCCGGTCGAATGCCTGCAGGGCGACCTCGACCTGGAAATGGCCGCGGTGCGCGACCTGCGTGAGGCCATTGCCTACAGCGAGGGCATCGCCGACTACGTCAGCCGCGACCTGTTCAAGTCCATCCTCCATGACGAGGAAGAACACATCGACTGGCTGGAAACCCAGTTCAGCCTGATCAAGGACATCAGCGCCGAGCGCTACCTGCAGTCCAAGATCGACAGCTGA
- a CDS encoding DUF6776 family protein: MASRPPPRFVVRPHDAAGWRRRAWWLGGAWLLSLLLTGLIVGAGVRHATPAAVEQRQLKALGKQNDDLLQQVANLQRADQVADIANQSLRKTLAEREEEISGLRADLGFYSRLTGGDAQREGLKVQEVRLQPVSGSHAWNLTVSLTQNAKRGEDVSGNATVAVEGLRGDKVVRLAWDALGDTSQNGGMAFRFKYFQQLHATIVLPADFRPTRLVITAQPAGDDAVSRAVTWGDALSGHLTPTQGEQDAQP, translated from the coding sequence ATGGCTTCACGCCCACCACCGCGTTTCGTCGTTCGTCCGCATGATGCGGCCGGGTGGCGGCGGCGTGCCTGGTGGCTGGGCGGCGCATGGCTGCTCAGCCTGCTGCTGACCGGGCTCATCGTTGGTGCCGGCGTACGGCATGCGACTCCCGCTGCCGTCGAACAGCGCCAGCTCAAGGCGCTGGGCAAACAGAATGACGACCTCCTGCAGCAGGTGGCCAACCTGCAGCGGGCCGACCAGGTGGCGGACATCGCCAACCAGTCGCTGCGCAAGACGCTCGCCGAGCGCGAGGAAGAGATCAGCGGCCTGCGCGCGGATCTCGGCTTCTATTCCCGGCTCACCGGTGGCGATGCGCAGCGCGAAGGGCTCAAGGTGCAGGAGGTGCGCCTCCAGCCCGTCAGCGGCTCGCATGCCTGGAACCTCACGGTGAGCCTCACCCAGAACGCCAAGCGCGGCGAGGACGTCAGCGGCAACGCGACGGTCGCCGTGGAAGGCCTGCGCGGCGACAAGGTGGTGCGCCTCGCCTGGGACGCGCTGGGCGACACCTCGCAGAACGGCGGCATGGCGTTCCGCTTCAAATATTTTCAACAGTTGCACGCCACCATCGTGCTGCCCGCCGATTTCCGGCCGACCCGCCTGGTGATCACCGCCCAGCCGGCCGGTGATGACGCGGTCAGCCGGGCCGTGACATGGGGCGACGCCCTGTCCGGCCACCTCACACCGACCCAAGGGGAACAAGATGCTCAACCGTAA
- a CDS encoding bactofilin family protein produces the protein MLNRKRPERTTPTAHSSDTSLVARGTVIHGDVRFSGTLHLDGQIEGSVLAEEEGAVFTLSDNGIVRGEIRVPHAIINGRVQGDIHAAQRLELAPEARITGDVHYRTLEMAAGAQVNGRMSHQAAELPRELPAPSLADAEPVPA, from the coding sequence ATGCTCAACCGTAAGCGACCGGAGCGCACCACGCCCACCGCCCATTCCTCCGACACCAGCCTGGTCGCGCGCGGCACCGTGATCCATGGCGACGTGCGTTTCAGCGGCACGCTGCATCTGGACGGGCAGATCGAGGGCTCGGTGCTGGCCGAAGAAGAGGGCGCGGTGTTCACGCTGAGCGACAACGGTATCGTGCGGGGTGAGATCCGCGTGCCGCACGCCATCATCAATGGCCGTGTGCAGGGCGACATCCATGCGGCGCAACGCCTGGAACTGGCGCCCGAGGCGCGCATCACCGGCGATGTGCACTACCGCACGCTGGAAATGGCCGCGGGCGCCCAGGTCAACGGCCGCATGAGCCACCAGGCCGCCGAGCTGCCGCGTGAATTGCCCGCGCCGTCGCTGGCGGATGCGGAGCCGGTGCCGGCCTGA
- the erpA gene encoding iron-sulfur cluster insertion protein ErpA, giving the protein MDTVVPLPTVPDYRNAGAPLVFTEAAARKVRELIVEEGNTELKLRVYITGGGCSGFQYGFTFDEAQAEDDFAIDREGVTLLVDPLSLQYLTGAEIDYSESLSGSQFVIRNPNAKTTCGCGSSFSA; this is encoded by the coding sequence ATGGATACCGTCGTCCCCCTCCCCACCGTTCCCGACTATCGCAACGCCGGTGCGCCGCTGGTCTTCACCGAAGCCGCGGCCCGCAAGGTGCGCGAGCTGATCGTCGAGGAAGGCAATACCGAGCTCAAGCTGCGCGTGTACATCACGGGCGGTGGCTGCTCCGGGTTCCAGTACGGCTTCACCTTCGATGAAGCCCAGGCCGAAGACGACTTCGCGATCGACCGCGAAGGCGTCACCCTGCTGGTCGATCCGCTGTCGCTGCAGTACCTCACCGGCGCGGAGATCGACTATTCGGAAAGCCTGAGCGGCTCGCAGTTCGTCATCCGCAACCCCAACGCCAAGACCACCTGCGGCTGCGGCTCTTCCTTCTCCGCCTGA